In the Hippoglossus stenolepis isolate QCI-W04-F060 chromosome 14, HSTE1.2, whole genome shotgun sequence genome, one interval contains:
- the LOC118120664 gene encoding interleukin-12 receptor subunit beta-1 isoform X1: METLRNWSSLRGYFVFIFLTTVSKGSACEAPTSPECFKKNASESVYTCEWSMSPTDGNVTFDLYFNKTKFKGIYQTWRTIREEALIQRREVYIWVEAHVGNSSCSSPRRSVVLKDIVKYDAPQNISMSWSKNSLSLIWEAPEKHPALAEVWFRRDGHPAESWEKIFTKTNTVTAHSLEKIQTSHCTTRKKTGTSEYQVTVENLSQHSAHWVQIRQRSTQVKDPLWSHWSPVVIVPAELAHEPEVNVATKRLNGTREVTLTWKLMSHAAAAAAGVTYRLEDTQSSLGCPCVRTEKRRQHLKTNNFTIYVSYSPVDISVIARNAAGCSPSATVHVPADPTADLKTCDKTVDNKSSKKTCKQWYELQDGGLKPDRVITLESKKKQVREQERKSVALLQDYVGYLYFEHMCDVGKPRTVKTCLYYQKEGAPRREPQDITVFGQTHNSANLSWKAITSEDQRGFLTHYSLCSVKMGSRDEMRECHNISASLRKYSLENLTPGTKYNISLAVVTRAGAGPAARVTINTLQEKHMNVWLSLGLLIGFFFTSTMCTVVLKRIQNKIFPPVPTPVIPDFSPNHRGQEMLEGKEEVDELILLQLHPERKTVPQEAEETTTLRGEWDAGSDEDVENESEGDSRMSEGSGDESPGSTDQEQKSSRVKKLTDLEQVESEIAMLIYRNGLVFDLKTDSP; the protein is encoded by the exons ATGGAAACTTTGAGAAACTGGAGTTCACTACGtggatattttgtgtttatcttCCTCACAACCGTAAGCAAAG GGTCTGCATGTGAAGCTCCTACAAGTCCTGAGTGCTTCAAGAAAAATGCTAGCGAATCGGTTTACACGTGTGAATGGAGCATGAGCCCGACTGATGGCAATGTGACGTTCGACCTTTACTTTAA TAAAACAAAGTTTAAGGGCATTTACCAGACCTGGCGCACGATCCGCGAGGAAGCGTTGATCCAACGCCGAGAGGTTTACATTTGGGTGGAAGCTCATGTAGGAAACTCCAGCTGCTCATCGCCCAGGAGGTCCGTGGTGCTCAAAGACATAG TTAAGTATGATGCACCACAAAATATTTCAATGTCCTGGTCAAAAAACAGCCTCAGCTTAATCTGGGAGGCTCCAGAGAAGCATCCAGCTTTAGCCGAGGTCTGGTTTCGACGAGATGGACACCCCGCAGAATCGTGGGAAAAA ATATTTACCAAAACCAACACGG TGACTGCACACAGTTTGGAAAAGATCCAGACTTCACACTGTACAACTCGGAAAAAAACGGGAACTTCTGAAT ACCAGGTAACGGTGGAGAATCTCTCGCAGCATTCAGCTCACTGGGTTCAGATCAGACAACGGTCCACTCAGGTCAAAGACCCGCTGTGGAGCCACTGGTCTCCAGTGGTGATTGTTCCTGCAG AGCTTGCACACGAGCCTGAAGTCAACGTGGCAACCAAACGTTTGAATGGCACTAGAGAGGTGACGCTGACTTGGAAG CTGATGTcccacgcagcagcagcagcagcaggagtgaCCTACAGACTGGAGGACACACAGTCTTCTCTGGGATGTCCTTGTGtgaggacagagaagaggagacaacaCCTCAAAACAAATAACTTCACCATTTATGTGTCATACTCTCCCGTCGACATCTCTGTCATCGCCAGAAATGCAGCAGGGTGTTCTCCTTCAGCCACCGTTCATGTGCCAGCCGATCCTACTGCGGATTTAAAAA CTTGTGACAAAACGGTGGATAATAAATCGAGTAAGAAAACTTGCAAGCAATGGTACGAGCTTCAAGATGGAGGTTTGAAGCCAGACCGTGTGATAACTTtagaaagtaagaaaaaacaagtaagggagcaagaaagaaaga GCGTAGCTCTGTTACAGGATTACGTTGGCTACCTTTACTTTGAACACATGTGTGACGTTGGGAAGCCGCGGACAGTTAAGACGTGCCTCTACTACCAAAAAGAGGGAG CACCGCGCAGAGAACCTCAGGATATCACTGTTTTTGGTCAAACGCACAATTCTGCTAACCTCTCCTGGAAAGCGATCACCTCTGAGGACCAGCGAGGTTTCCTCACACACTACAGCCTGTGCAGTGTGAAAATGGGTTCGCGGGATGAGATGAGAG AGTGCCATAACATATCCGCCTCATTGAGAAAATACAGTCTGGAAAACTTGACACCGGGAACAAAATACAATATCAGCCTGGCCGTAGTGACCCGAGCGGGAGCAGGACCCGCAGCCAGAGTCACTATCAACACGCTGCAGGAGAAACATATGAATG TGTGGTTGAGTTTGGGCCTGCTGATTGGGTTCTTCTTCACCTCGACAATGTGCACCGTCGTCTTGAAGAG AATCCAAAACAAAATCTTTCCTCCTGTGCCGACGCCGGTTATTCCAGATTTCTCACCCAATCACCGTGGTCAG GAGATGctggaggggaaagaggaggtGGACGAGCTGatactgctgcagctgcacccaGAGCGGAAGACTGTCcctcaggaagcagaggaaaccACCACCCTCCGAGGAGAGTGGGACGCTGGGAGCGACGAGGACGTGGAGAATGAGAGTGAGGGGGATTCGAGGATGTCAGAGGGGAGCGGTGATGAGAGTCCTGGCTCCACAGATCAGGAGCAGAAGAGCTCCAGAGTCAAAAAACTAACAGATCTGGAGCAGGTGGAAAGTGAGATCGCCATGCTGATATACAGGAATGGTTTGGTCTTTGATCTAAAGACAGATTCACCTTAA
- the LOC118120664 gene encoding interleukin-12 receptor subunit beta-1 isoform X2, which translates to MSPTDGNVTFDLYFNKTKFKGIYQTWRTIREEALIQRREVYIWVEAHVGNSSCSSPRRSVVLKDIVKYDAPQNISMSWSKNSLSLIWEAPEKHPALAEVWFRRDGHPAESWEKIFTKTNTVTAHSLEKIQTSHCTTRKKTGTSEYQVTVENLSQHSAHWVQIRQRSTQVKDPLWSHWSPVVIVPAELAHEPEVNVATKRLNGTREVTLTWKLMSHAAAAAAGVTYRLEDTQSSLGCPCVRTEKRRQHLKTNNFTIYVSYSPVDISVIARNAAGCSPSATVHVPADPTADLKTCDKTVDNKSSKKTCKQWYELQDGGLKPDRVITLESKKKQVREQERKSVALLQDYVGYLYFEHMCDVGKPRTVKTCLYYQKEGAPRREPQDITVFGQTHNSANLSWKAITSEDQRGFLTHYSLCSVKMGSRDEMRECHNISASLRKYSLENLTPGTKYNISLAVVTRAGAGPAARVTINTLQEKHMNVWLSLGLLIGFFFTSTMCTVVLKRIQNKIFPPVPTPVIPDFSPNHRGQEMLEGKEEVDELILLQLHPERKTVPQEAEETTTLRGEWDAGSDEDVENESEGDSRMSEGSGDESPGSTDQEQKSSRVKKLTDLEQVESEIAMLIYRNGLVFDLKTDSP; encoded by the exons ATGAGCCCGACTGATGGCAATGTGACGTTCGACCTTTACTTTAA TAAAACAAAGTTTAAGGGCATTTACCAGACCTGGCGCACGATCCGCGAGGAAGCGTTGATCCAACGCCGAGAGGTTTACATTTGGGTGGAAGCTCATGTAGGAAACTCCAGCTGCTCATCGCCCAGGAGGTCCGTGGTGCTCAAAGACATAG TTAAGTATGATGCACCACAAAATATTTCAATGTCCTGGTCAAAAAACAGCCTCAGCTTAATCTGGGAGGCTCCAGAGAAGCATCCAGCTTTAGCCGAGGTCTGGTTTCGACGAGATGGACACCCCGCAGAATCGTGGGAAAAA ATATTTACCAAAACCAACACGG TGACTGCACACAGTTTGGAAAAGATCCAGACTTCACACTGTACAACTCGGAAAAAAACGGGAACTTCTGAAT ACCAGGTAACGGTGGAGAATCTCTCGCAGCATTCAGCTCACTGGGTTCAGATCAGACAACGGTCCACTCAGGTCAAAGACCCGCTGTGGAGCCACTGGTCTCCAGTGGTGATTGTTCCTGCAG AGCTTGCACACGAGCCTGAAGTCAACGTGGCAACCAAACGTTTGAATGGCACTAGAGAGGTGACGCTGACTTGGAAG CTGATGTcccacgcagcagcagcagcagcaggagtgaCCTACAGACTGGAGGACACACAGTCTTCTCTGGGATGTCCTTGTGtgaggacagagaagaggagacaacaCCTCAAAACAAATAACTTCACCATTTATGTGTCATACTCTCCCGTCGACATCTCTGTCATCGCCAGAAATGCAGCAGGGTGTTCTCCTTCAGCCACCGTTCATGTGCCAGCCGATCCTACTGCGGATTTAAAAA CTTGTGACAAAACGGTGGATAATAAATCGAGTAAGAAAACTTGCAAGCAATGGTACGAGCTTCAAGATGGAGGTTTGAAGCCAGACCGTGTGATAACTTtagaaagtaagaaaaaacaagtaagggagcaagaaagaaaga GCGTAGCTCTGTTACAGGATTACGTTGGCTACCTTTACTTTGAACACATGTGTGACGTTGGGAAGCCGCGGACAGTTAAGACGTGCCTCTACTACCAAAAAGAGGGAG CACCGCGCAGAGAACCTCAGGATATCACTGTTTTTGGTCAAACGCACAATTCTGCTAACCTCTCCTGGAAAGCGATCACCTCTGAGGACCAGCGAGGTTTCCTCACACACTACAGCCTGTGCAGTGTGAAAATGGGTTCGCGGGATGAGATGAGAG AGTGCCATAACATATCCGCCTCATTGAGAAAATACAGTCTGGAAAACTTGACACCGGGAACAAAATACAATATCAGCCTGGCCGTAGTGACCCGAGCGGGAGCAGGACCCGCAGCCAGAGTCACTATCAACACGCTGCAGGAGAAACATATGAATG TGTGGTTGAGTTTGGGCCTGCTGATTGGGTTCTTCTTCACCTCGACAATGTGCACCGTCGTCTTGAAGAG AATCCAAAACAAAATCTTTCCTCCTGTGCCGACGCCGGTTATTCCAGATTTCTCACCCAATCACCGTGGTCAG GAGATGctggaggggaaagaggaggtGGACGAGCTGatactgctgcagctgcacccaGAGCGGAAGACTGTCcctcaggaagcagaggaaaccACCACCCTCCGAGGAGAGTGGGACGCTGGGAGCGACGAGGACGTGGAGAATGAGAGTGAGGGGGATTCGAGGATGTCAGAGGGGAGCGGTGATGAGAGTCCTGGCTCCACAGATCAGGAGCAGAAGAGCTCCAGAGTCAAAAAACTAACAGATCTGGAGCAGGTGGAAAGTGAGATCGCCATGCTGATATACAGGAATGGTTTGGTCTTTGATCTAAAGACAGATTCACCTTAA
- the klhl26 gene encoding kelch-like protein 26 yields the protein MAESDGGDFASKHAQSSMANKNSTLRCTFSAPSHSATLLQGLSFLRAQGQLLDVVLAINGERFQVHKAVLAACSDYFRAMFTGGMRESNQDTIELRGLSARGLKHIIDFAYSSEVTLDLDCIQDVLGAAVFLQMVPVVELCEEFLKSAMSVETCLHIGQMATTFSLSSLKESVDAFTFRHFLQIAEEEDFLHIPMERLVFFLQSNKLKNCSEIDLFHAAIRWLRYDQSRRAQASSVLCHVRFPLMRSSELVDSVQTVDIMVEEVLCRQYLLEAFNYQILPFRQHEMKSSRTLIRSDVMSLITFGGTPYTDNDRTVSTKVFCLPDITSRQFKELTEMETGCSHACVAVLDNFVYVVGGQHLQYRSGEGAVDSCFRYDPHLSQWLRIQSMQEGRIQFQLNVLRGQLYATGGRNRSGSLSSVECYCPKKNEWTYVEPLKRRIWGHAGTPCGERLYISGGYGVSLDDKKTLHCYDPVSDQWDFRAPMNEPRVLHAMISNRDRVYALGGRMDHVDRCFDVLAAEYYIPENDQWTTVSPMRAGQSEAGCCLLDRKIYIVGGYNWHLNNVTSIVQVYNTETDEWERDLHFPESFAGIACTPIILPQNSTQG from the exons ATGGCGGAGTCGGACGGTGGGGACTTTGCTTCGAAACATGCGCAGAGCAG TATGGCAAACAAGAATAGCACCCTGCGCTGTACCTTCTCGGCCCCAAGTCATAGCGCCACCCTCCTGCAGGGCTTGTCGTTTTTGCGGGCTCAGGGCCAACTGCTTGATGTTGTGCTGGCCATCAACGGGGAGCGCTTCCAGGTCCACAAAGCTGTGCTGGCTGCCTGTAGTGATTATTTCAG AGCAATGTTTACTGGCGGCATGAGGGAGTCCAATCAAGATACCATTGAGCTGAGGGGCTTGTCCGCCCGTGGGTTGAAACACATTATCGACTTTGCCTACAGTTCTGAGGTCACTTTAGACCTGGACTGTATTCAAGATGTGCTCggagctgctgtgtttctccAGATGGTCCCCGTTGTGGAGCTGTGTGAAGAGTTCCTCAAGTCAGCGATGAGCGTGGAGACCTGCCTGCACATCGGCCAGATGGCCACCACCTTCAGCCTGTCTTCCCTAAAGGAGTCGGTGGATGCCTTCACTTTTCGTCACTTCCTCCAGATtgctgaggaggaggacttTCTGCACATTCCCATGGAGCGCCTCGTCTTCTTCCTGCAGAGCAACAAACTGAAGAACTGCAGCGAGATCGATCTCTTCCATGCCGCCATCAGGTGGCTCCGGTATGACCAGTCTCGCCGGGCTCAAGCCAGCAGTGTCCTCTGCCATGTGCGCTTCCCGTTAATGCGCTCCTCAGAGCTGGTGGACAGCGTTCAGACAGTGGACATCATGGTGGAGGAAGTGCTGTGCCGCCAGTATCTCCTTGAGGCCTTCAATTATCAAATCCTTCCTTTCAGACAGCATGAGATGAAATCCTCGCGGACACTCATTCGTTCTGACGTCATGTCGCTCATCACCTTTGGGGGGACGCCCTACACTGACAACGACCGCACAGTCAGTACCAAGGTGTTCTGTCTCCCTGACATCACTTCCCGCCAGTTCAAAGAGCTGACAGAGATGGAAACGGGGTGCAGCCACGCTTGTGTCGCCGTACTTGATAACTTTGTGTACGTTGTCGGCGGACAGCACTTACAGTACCGCAGCGGCGAGGGCGCAGTGGACAGCTGTTTCCGCTACGACCCACACCTGAGCCAGTGGCTGCGCATCCAATCCATGCAGGAGGGTCGTATCCAATTTCAGCTCAACGTGCTTCGTGGACAGCTTTATGCCACCGGAGGGCGCAATAGATCCGGCAGTCTATCATCTGTGGAGTGTTACTGCCCAAAGAAGAATGAGTGGACTTACGTGGAACCATTAAAACGCAGGATCTGGGGTCATGCAGGGACGCCGTGTGGAGAGAGGCTGTATATCTCAGGGGGTTACGGCGTCTCGCTGGATGACAAGAAAACGCTTCACTGCTACGATCCAGTGTCAGACCAGTGGGACTTCAGAGCTCCCATGAATGAACCCAGGGTGTTGCACGCCATGATCAGCAACAGGGATCGGGTTTATGCTCTGGGCGGCCGCATGGACCACGTGGACCGTTGTTTTGACGTGCTGGCCGCCGAGTATTACATTCCAGAGAATGACCAGTGGACCACGGTAAGCCCCATGAGAGCCGGGCAGTCCGAGGCAGGCTGCTGCTTACTGGACAGGAAGATCTACATCGTGGGAGGATACAACTGGCACCTGAACAACGTCACAAGCATCGTGCAGGTGTACAACACGGAGACAGATGAGTGGGAGAGGGATTTGCACTTCCCAGAATCGTTTGCTGGTATCGCTTGTACACCGATTATACTTCCACAAAACAGCACACAAGGCTGA